The Lycium barbarum isolate Lr01 chromosome 4, ASM1917538v2, whole genome shotgun sequence nucleotide sequence TGTGTGTGAAAACCCCTGCTGGTCCAGCCTGTGGATTAACTAGCAAGGTTAGCGCATGGCTAAAGATTTAACTTCTACACATGACAGTATAAATATATAGTAATATTTTTGCCTCAGTTCAATATGAGTGGATACTATAGATGTGATGTAACAGTGACAATAACGAAGAACGAAGAGTTAACCTGAGTAATGAAGATGCCATTGTCGTTAAGCTTAGGTTTAAGGATGTTTTTATAGAAAGATTTGGTGTAAAGTTGGTAACAAGGTCCTCCTTCAACTGGATCAGCTAAATCCCCCACTATGATATCAAACTTTTCTTGCCTCTGCTCTAGCTCAGCTCTTCATTCATGCAAAATCAAATCAGTGAGTCAATAACATAGGATAAAGTCAACTTGGATCACTAATTAAACCTTCAAGGCCATCCATGAATTAAAGATGTTAGGCCAAAACCAAGACTTGCCCTGATTTATGCTCACATAAGTCTTAGCCCAATTAGGCCTACCATACAACATCATTTTTTCGTGCAGAGTGCCCTttaaatgcactggtctttaattatttcccctcaaattgttgtTTTTTAATTTTGGTCCTTCGCCCAAAACTCCTAGTTTCCGGGTTCGaaaccccgctcagtcaaaaattttaaaaaaattcgtcaGGTAGaacttggattcgcaaggcagagttttgctcaAAACTCttccttaaggtagagtttgctaaggcatagtttgcctgcaaaactctaccaTAAGGCATAGTTTGCAGGCAAACTCTGCCCCATCAGGCATAATTTGcctgcaaactctgccttaaggagAGTTTTGCATGCAAACTATGCCCAATGATTGGGCATAGTTTGCAGCCAACCTCTGCGTGGCGAATTTTTTCGAACCCGGAACCCTAAGGctttaggcgaagggaaaaagttaaatactttcattttgatggacaaaaattaaagaccaccccaaaataagggcattaatGCGAATTCCCCCAACAACATAGCACGTGAAATCCCATAAAATGGGGTCTGAGGaagatagagtgtacgcagaccttaccatGACTTTAATTATCTCATGGACGTGGATTATGGGCTAGTTCTATGACACACATTTGAATTAGTTGGACCAGTGGATTCTGAACATCGAATGTACCTCATAGACTGTCGATTTGCTTATTGTCTTCGGTTCAAATTATATACTCTTAGTGGTCATTTGGTTCAAAGACAAGTTATACATGGATTAATAACACAGGGATTAGTAATACATGAATTAGTAATACAGAGATTATTTTTGTTGGGTGTTTGGTTTATTGCACTAAAATTGGACACAAAAGATACCATTTGaatatttctttatttttaaaatttaagaaataatttgTTACAATTATACTCTTGGAGGCTTGGCCTTTATAGGTTTCTTGAAACAAAACAAGGCTAATTTTGTCATTTTAGTTTTTTATCCATGGACAAGTTATCCCATGGTGGTGGTGGGATAAGATAATACCACCCTTTGGTTTATTAAATAATCTATGTATTAGTTATACACGCCCCAAAATATTAACCAAACATAGTATTAAATAATACCACATCTAATACCTTGACTATTTAAGCTAAAACCTCCTACCCAACGAGCTCTTACTAATATGTTTATACACTAAAGAAGTCTGGCTCCATTATCATATCATAAAAGTATTATggttgaaaagaaagaaagaatgctTACTTGGCATCGTTAATGACCAAGTTAAGCTTCTTGTTACCAAAAGCCTCATGGTTTGCTGTGAGATGCTTCTTGCAGAAATCAACAACCTCCTGCAaagaaagtaaaaataaaaaaaaattctattagACATTTTTTAATAAGAATTCCAGCTATCCATATTAAACAGCATACGTCTATTacacttctttttttcttctttcttttgcagagTCAGAAGTTGGTACAGTAAAAGAGGATAACTATTCTCTTTTGACTTCTCTCTTGAATCAACATCACTTGTTTTTAGTGGGGTTAGTTTCCAGTAAAGTAATCATCTGTCGGTATCTCCTAATATATTAGAGGTGTAATACTTTGATGGAACTAAAAACAGGAGTTTGGATTAGACAAGCCACGCAGGAATTTTTTGTTAGGCCTTTATTGTAATTTGAACTATATATTAAGCTACTAGAGACAACTATATATATAGTTTTTTATTGGCCTTTCGCCTTTGTTTTCTTTCTAGCTAGTTTGCCCTCATTTTGTAAGTAATTGACCTGATCAATGTCACACATGACAACTTTCTCCATAGATTTGTGTCTGAGAGCTTCCCTTGCTGCAGACCCTTCACCACCTCCCATTATGAACACATTTTTGGGGCTGCAAAATTGATAATTATACATGATAAAAATATTCAGATTTTGGTTGaatcaaataattaaatattataaTTCTAGCTAGCTAGTGCCGAGTAGGACTCAATTAAAGGGCATCATTATAGATAAGGTTAGAAATGCATATATCCTTAAGCATGCTTAAGGAATGATTAATTAAATACTCACTTTGGGTGACATAAGAGAGGTGGATGAATGAGACATTCATGATATATAAATTCATCCACTTCTGCACTCTGCATCTTCCCATCTATCACCAATACCTACATGCATGCATATATTTTAATAACAATACtagcacaaatatatatatatatataagtatgggtcaacctctttttttttttttttttggcaaattgaaaaaaataaagagaattaaaattaataaaattatttgTATCAACCTTCCCGAAATGCTTGGTGTCCAAAAGAGCAATATCTTGGTACTCGCTTGTTCCTTTGTGCAGCACACTAGTAAAAACAATAaaagtcaaataattaattatCATTCAATGCCACGCCATTATCCAAATCTAAGCCATTATCCAAATCTAACACCAACAATATAGATAAATAAATACTCCCTCCGCCTCAAAATATTTATCGCATTTTTCATTTAAATGTCCGTTAAGAAAGCATTTATAAGGATAGTATTTTGACTATTTTATCCTCTTAAAATATTTCATCATGTTCTCTCTCCTCAATAAATATTTACTCCATTAATGATAAAACCTCTTAAATGTTGGTGTGAACTCATAAAATCAGTTAATTGATGTAATTAATAcaaagggtaaaatggaaaaaagTTACATAATTTTATCTTGGGTAAATAAAACGATAAATATTCTGAGACAAATATTTTTAGTAAGGATGATAAATATTTTGAAAGAGAGGGAGTAAATAAGTTTGACAAGTGTGAAAATGATACAAGTTAGTACTATTTCTTTATGAGTGACGTGGATTTTacaattttgaaaaagaaaaaaaattgtctgACAAAATCTTTCAGATAGATTATGGTGCTAATCTTTATGGGGGGACCTAAGAATTACATTATGGCCATCTGTAAATTGGATATGAACATCATTAATAGAAATTTACGTCAACTGAATCGTATCTTCTCGGGCGTTTGAAGATAGAAAGTCATCAAAATCATAAATGAAAAGATGAAAACTTTAGACAAAAGAAAGTCTTTGTAAGAAGGGCTATGATATTTCTTCCATTCGACTGTCATTTTATAAGAAGGAATTAAAGTTTTATCCAAtgatcttttaaaaaatatttacactCCCGGTGCAATTTAATCGCGACTCCAACAaatttttcattttccttttcttatcTGACTCATATATAATGTAAATATTTATATAGTTGGTTTTTATGTAATCTAATTATATAAAATATGTTTTAGATTGTCAatgaatataagaaaagaaaagaagcccCCACCCCCCTTTCAAATTGTATTTTCTAAGGTAGGCAAGTCATGTTGCTTACATGACTCCTCGAAGTGACGTCCATATACCATGGTGTAAGCACGTATGCACAAGAAAGAGGGGGAAACAAAAACAAATTCATAATAAAAAAAACATGCTTTATAGAGTCCTTCAAAAATCTCCATGAAAATTAATATGATATAATCATCCATGATAATAAAAAAGGCACATGGGAAAATAAACAACTTTAAAAGTTTTGTAACGTGTTTTATAACATACCAAACGCTACTGAGGAAACAATCCGATTTTACGGAATTTAACTTTATATACCGCAACAATCTGAATGGAGATGAAACTAATTATGAAgggtttttatatacctgttcaAAGCAAAAGACCATTTGAGATCAACATCAATCTCTTCTTCAAACCAAGAACCATCATGAATAGGAAGATCACTCTCCTCCATAGTTATGTGTTTTGGTTCATAGCAAAAaccattttcacaagaaaaaaacTCCAAAGCTTCACTTCCCATGGTGCTCTAAAAACTTAATTAAGAAGAATTAAGAGAGATGGAGAAGAATATCAGTTTTTAGATCTAAGAGACGTTGGGGGCAAGGGATAAACGAGTTTTGTGTGAGGGATGATCCAAAGTGCTTAACGTGACTACCCTTTTATAGTTAAATCCTAGCTCACAAAGTTTGCATTtttgacaaaaaataaataaataataaacacAGAATCCCCTCTTTTAATAAAAAGAATAttctaatttttatttaataGTTATTCCCTTTTTCAAAATGGATATGAGTTCTGTGAGGACAATTGACAAGGGACCTAACTAGTAACGAGTAAACAAGGACTAGTGGCTGCATgccccgaaaaaaaaaaaaggactagtGATTGACTTGTTTTTATTATATTGTGATTAGCATTTCTCACTTTAGAATCTCCCTTGAGAGTTCTAGTAGTAAATTTTTGTTATTACAAAGAAGAATGGGAAATCCATATACTCCAtccattttaatttgtttgtctgattttgactTGATACGGAGTTTAAAGTAAAAAAAACTTGAGATTTTAAACTAATAGATATATAGAATGTGCCAAAATGTTCTTTAATCTATGGTCTTAAACATGACATGTGGAAAGTTAAAATTAAaaagttgtaaaaaaaaaaaaaacttttttgaacgggctaaaaaaaaaatgtaagaccaACAAATTGAAATGGAAGGAGTATAAGCAGTGCCGGCTAAAGGGCAAGGCAGCCAAAAAAAATGGCTTTAGTCCCCCAATAGGTTTATGAATATTACtccattttttaaataaaaattactCCCTTTGCTCTAATGTATGTGATACTTTTTTCCTTCccaaaaattaaattgcatgaactttgactaacattttaagatgtattttttcaccaaatttatATGAACTAAAGTTGTAACTTTTAATACTTTtgatgtagttttcaaatatataaattttaatcttaaaatattgagttaatctaatcaaATTTAGCTTCAAAAATTTAGTCAAGTTGACTCCCGAAAagtgaaaagtatcacataaattggaacggagaGAGTAGTATTTAAAAGTAAAAAGGTATGATTTTAACTAAAAAGGGGAAGAAGCACTAATATATTTGTTACCCGTGTTTATTGCACCAGTTAGAAAAATAAACTTCATAATAAAAATATTTAAGaagttttttaaaagaaaagctAGGGCGTCTCATCTAGATTTGACTTTAGGCCATCCAAGACGTTGAGCTGGCCCTGAGCATAAGACCATGAAATAAGGCGGTAAATTTCATCAATCCAACTTTAAGATTATTAATTATACCCAAAATATAATTTTTATTACATAATAATCATCCAACTTTAAAATTTATAACACAAAACTACTTCTCTATTTCTTATCACATAAACATCATTCAAACTCGGTTTAGACGGATTTACATACTAACTCTTTTTTACAAGTGATACCATATCTAATTGAGGTAAATCTTTTAACTATTAGGAGTGGTTTGACCCGAATGTATTTTAAGTGCTTTGAAAGTACGATTGCAAGTTTTGATaatcttttaaattaaaaaaatatataatttgttAAGCCACGCTAGTTCTTACATAAGGAACCATTTTTAATAATGCATGGATATTAATTAATTACATACCAGGAAATATGGGGTATAGTTGACCACCTAGTACAAGTGTTGGCATGTGGGGATTTTGATGATATATGTTTGCATAGGCAAAAGGCATGCGCATTATATTCCAAAAATTATTTAGGATTAGAAAATAAGAAATActgtttttgttttttctttgcgCATGACTACTTATGGGGTCCCACTTTAGTACATGCGGGAGCACAAGACGACGTAGATGACATAATATCATGAGGACAGGTGAAAGCCCCATGTGGTGCGGGAAAACTATAATCCCACTATATCCTGTCCTAATTTTGTTTATATGATCTTCAACTTTGTTAAGGTTGATTATGATGAAGAAATTGTATATAAGGATTAACTATCACTGAATTAATATATTGTATTTTCTTCTCGGATGGTTGGTTAAGCGATAATCTTAGAAAGAGCTATTTGTACAAATAAGATTCTTCGATGCTGCTATTTAAAATTTGACCTTGTTAAGAAAATACAGTGTAAAATTAACTGCTTCGCTAAATGTGACAGAAAAATTCTAGCGTCGGCAATGTTTTTATTTGA carries:
- the LOC132635968 gene encoding thermospermine synthase ACAULIS5-like → MGSEALEFFSCENGFCYEPKHITMEESDLPIHDGSWFEEEIDVDLKWSFALNSVLHKGTSEYQDIALLDTKHFGKVLVIDGKMQSAEVDEFIYHECLIHPPLLCHPNPKNVFIMGGGEGSAAREALRHKSMEKVVMCDIDQEVVDFCKKHLTANHEAFGNKKLNLVINDAKAELEQRQEKFDIIVGDLADPVEGGPCYQLYTKSFYKNILKPKLNDNGIFITQAGPAGVFTHKEVFSSIYNTIKQVFKYVLAYTAHVPSFADTWGWVMASDQPFCLDAGKLDKKIAERIEGELLYLNGASFFSSTILNKTVAKTLKNESHVYTEDDARFIHGHGVAFRN